The sequence below is a genomic window from Deltaproteobacteria bacterium.
CATCCACTCACCGAACATGTCCTCCCCATGAACAAGGACGTCTTGGTCGTTGGGGGAGGAGTCACCGGGATGAACGCCGCCCTGAGCTTGGCGGACCAGGGTTTCAAGGTTTACCTCGTTGAAAAATCTGATCAACTGGGAGGCCTGGCCAAGGATATTCACCGGACCCTCGAAGGCGAGGACGTCCAGGCTTACATGAAGGATCTGGTCGAGAGGACCCTGAACCATGAGAATATCCAGGTCATCACCCGGGCCATCATCGTGGACCATACCGGGATGCCTGGATTTTTCAAGACGGGGCTCCAGGTCGGCCGCCGCATGTTTTACCGGCAGATCAACCATGGAGTTACGATCCTGGCCACGGGCGCCTTGGCGAACCGACCATCCGAATACCTTCTCGGGCAGCACGAGGCTGTCCTGACCCAGTTCGACCTTGATCGCCTGATTGACGACGAACCGGATAAGATCAAGGCGTGGGAAAAGGTGGTGATGATCCAGTGCGTGGGATCCCGTACCCCCGAGAACCCCAATTGTTCCCGGATTTGTTGTCAGTCCGCTGTGAAGAATGCTCTGAGGATTCTCGATCTCAATCCCGAGGTCCAGATTTCAGTCCTATACCGTGACATGCGGACATACGGTTTTCAGGAAGACTATTTCAGGAAGGCCCGTGAGCGGGGTGTTAAATTCTTTCGGTATGACGCCGATGAAAAGCCGGTCGTCAATGCCGATGGAAATCGGGTCACCGTCGCCTTTCGTGAACAGATCCTGAACAGGGAGGTGGAAATCCCGGCGGATTGCCTGGCGCTGAGTACGGGCCTGGTGGCCGATGATGAAGGTACTGAAGACCTTTCGATGATCTTCAGGCTTCCCAGGACCCTGGATGGCTTTTTCCTGGAAGATCACGTAAAGCTCCGGCCGGTGGACTTGCCTGTGCCTGGTTTCTTCGTGGCAGGCACGGCCCATTCCCCCAAGACCATCCGGGAGTGCATCACCCAAGCCCAGGCCGCCGCGGGGCGTGCCCAGACCCTCTTGGCCAGGGACGCCATCAGTCTGGGGGCAGTGGTGGCCAGGGTCGACGGGAAGAAATGCGCGGCCTGTCTTATCTGCGTCCGGGCCTGTCCCTTCGACGTACCCTATATCAACGCCGATGGCTATTCAGAGATCGATCCGGCAAAATGCCATGGATGCGGCGTCTGCGCTGCGGAGTGCCCGGCCAAGGCCATTCAGCTCATGCAGTTTGAAGACGACCAGATCATGGCCAAGCTGGACGGGCTTTTTGAAAGGATTGCAAAATAATGGAAACCTTCGAACCCCTCATTGTCGCCTTTTGTTGCCATTATTGCGCTTATACTGCCGCGGACATGGCCGGCAGTATGCGGTTGTCCTATCCGCCCAACGTCCGTATCATCCGAGTGCCTTGTTCCGGAAAGGTGGATGCTATTCATATCATGAAGGCCTTTCAAAAGGGTGCGGACGGGGTCTACGTGGCCGGGTGCCTGGAAGGTGATTGCCATTTCAAAAATGGAAACGTGAACGCGGCCCGGCGTGTAGCTTACCTTAAAAAACTACTGGACGAAATCGGCATCGGGGGTGAGCGCCTGGAAATGTTCACCATGTCTGCCGGAATGGGAGAGCGTTTCGCCCGCGTAGCGATCGATTTCACTGAAAAAATAAGGGAAATGGGACCTAACCCCGTCAAATCATTCTTGCAGGACCATGCCCGTGAGGCTTCTGGCTCCTAAAGACAGGTTCACAATTAATTGGGGTGGCCCCGGGGAATGATTGAAATTGGACGGCCCATGAAAAGGTCCGGGATTCTGTTCGCCGTGATTCTCGTTACGTGAAGCAGGCTGATCCTGCAGAATGAGATCTTTGAAAGATGTTCAATTTTATTCAAGATCAAGGAAGGCGAAAATTTTAACCGCAGGAATACACAGAGTATTTCGAGGATTTAAATTTGTCCGAACTTCGTTTGGACTCCCCACCCTTCGGGTGGGTCCCCGGTTTGAGCCTGACGCTGATATTGGGCAAAAGAGGACGTTTTTCAAAGATCTCAGAATGACACCGCGGGACGCGGCAAGATCCCGGGAAGGAAATTTCAGGGTCGTCAAGAAAAAAAGGAGAGGCGAAAGCAATGATTACTGCCGAACGGAAACCCCTCGAGGAAATCATGGAATACATTGAACCTTACCGGCGTATTCTTCTCGTGGGTTGCAACGAGTGCGTCACGGTTTGCGCGGCTGGAGGCCGAAAGGAAGTCGCCCTTCTCGCCTCCGCCCTTCAAATGGCTTCCATGCAGAGCGGCAAGATGCTCGAGATCAAGGAAATAACCCTCGAGAGGCAATGCGATCCGGAATACGTGGAAGAGCTTGTCAACGTCATCGACCAGGTCGAGGCCGTTCTTTCCATGGCCTGCGGTTGCGGCGTTCAGGAAATCGCAAAGCGATTCAAGAACAAACCCGTTTTCCCGGCCGTGAACACGGAATTCATGGGGGCCTCGGAACGCCAGGGAGTCTGGGCGGAACGATGCCAGGGTTGCGGGAATTGCATTCTCGGCCTGACCGGGGGGATCTGCCCCATCGCCAGGTGTTCGAAGCGACTCATGAACGGCCCCTGTGGCGGGTCTTCCAACGGGAAATGTGAAATCAACCCTGAGGTGGACTGCGCCTGGCAACTGATCTGGGATCGCCTCAAGGCCCTCGGCCTGGAGGACAAGTACGAAGAAATCATGGAAGCCAAAGATTGGCGGACGAGCAGGGACGGTGGCCCCCGAAAAATCATAAGAGAGGATTTGGCACAATGAAGACGGAAAGTGCGCTTGAGAAGGTTTTGGCATCGGGTCAGCTGGCGGTCACATCCGAATGTGGACCTCCAAGGGGTGCAGCACCTGAAAAGGTGAAAGCGAAGGCCGAACTGCTGAAGGGTTACGTGGATGCGGTGAACGTGACGGACAACCAGACGGCCGTCGTACGAATGTCCAGCATGGCGGCCTGTATTATCCTTAAACAGATGGGTCTCAATCCCATCCTCCAGATGGTGACGAGAGACCGGAACCGCCTGGCCCTCCAGAGCGATATCCTCGGGGCCTATTCCCACGGCATCAATACCATGCTCTGTCTTTCCGGCGATCACCCCACCTTCGGTGATCATCCCATGGCAGCCAACGTGTATGATGTGGATTCCATACAGTTTATCCAAATCGTCAAAAAAATGCGGGACGAGGGAAAGTTCCAGGGAGGGGACGACATCGTCAACCCCCCACGAATGTTCATCGGTGCTGCTGCCAATCCCTTCGCCGACCCCTTCGAGTTGCGCGTGGCCCGGCTTGCAAAGAAAATCAAGGCCGGGGTGGATTTCATCCAGACCCAGTGTATTTACAACGTAGCCAAGTTCAAACAGTGGATGCAGGGAGTCCGGGACCGGGGGCTCCATGAAAAGGTCAGCATCCTTGCCGGGATTACCCCGATGAAATCCGCCGGCATGGCCAAGTACATGAAAAACAAGGTCCCGGGGATGGATGTTCCCGACGAGGTCGTCAAACGGCTCGCAGGAGTACCGAAGGAAAAACAGGCCGAAGAGGGCATTCGGATGTGCGTGGAGACGATCGAAGAACTGAAAGAAGTGGAAGGGGTTCGAGGATTTCATATCATGGCCATCGAGTGGGAACAGAAAGTTCCGGAGATCGTCGAGAGGGCTGGACTCCTTCCCAGGCCTCAGGTATAATGTGTTCGTTTTTTTCACCGCAAGAAAAAATCCTTTTCGCGGGTTTCTTTTAGGAGGCAGATGGAATGGGAGACAAAAAACTTATCCTGGTGGTAGATGACGATCCTGATTTGGTGGAAGCCGTCTCCATGAAGCTGGAGAGTGAAAACTTTCGTGTAGCAAAGGCCTATG
It includes:
- a CDS encoding methylenetetrahydrofolate reductase; this translates as MKTESALEKVLASGQLAVTSECGPPRGAAPEKVKAKAELLKGYVDAVNVTDNQTAVVRMSSMAACIILKQMGLNPILQMVTRDRNRLALQSDILGAYSHGINTMLCLSGDHPTFGDHPMAANVYDVDSIQFIQIVKKMRDEGKFQGGDDIVNPPRMFIGAAANPFADPFELRVARLAKKIKAGVDFIQTQCIYNVAKFKQWMQGVRDRGLHEKVSILAGITPMKSAGMAKYMKNKVPGMDVPDEVVKRLAGVPKEKQAEEGIRMCVETIEELKEVEGVRGFHIMAIEWEQKVPEIVERAGLLPRPQV
- a CDS encoding methylenetetrahydrofolate reductase C-terminal domain-containing protein, encoding MITAERKPLEEIMEYIEPYRRILLVGCNECVTVCAAGGRKEVALLASALQMASMQSGKMLEIKEITLERQCDPEYVEELVNVIDQVEAVLSMACGCGVQEIAKRFKNKPVFPAVNTEFMGASERQGVWAERCQGCGNCILGLTGGICPIARCSKRLMNGPCGGSSNGKCEINPEVDCAWQLIWDRLKALGLEDKYEEIMEAKDWRTSRDGGPRKIIREDLAQ
- a CDS encoding hydrogenase iron-sulfur subunit; its protein translation is METFEPLIVAFCCHYCAYTAADMAGSMRLSYPPNVRIIRVPCSGKVDAIHIMKAFQKGADGVYVAGCLEGDCHFKNGNVNAARRVAYLKKLLDEIGIGGERLEMFTMSAGMGERFARVAIDFTEKIREMGPNPVKSFLQDHAREASGS